The following are from one region of the Colius striatus isolate bColStr4 chromosome Z, bColStr4.1.hap1, whole genome shotgun sequence genome:
- the LOC104551875 gene encoding keratin, type I cytoskeletal 13, whose protein sequence is MSCGTKTSSSSIRISSGGGGGGGGGGCSSGGGGGGGSCGVRKSGGYSSVSTRKYTSSGGSGGFSGRSYGGGVSRSSYGGGFSSGSCGRISRSSYGGRVSGGSYGGGISCGSMGGGFGSGGGGFGGMGGGYGAGLGGGSFGGGGGYSGGGFSGFGGSGGFGGGSYGGGSFGGMGFGEDSGLLSTNEKLTMQNLNDRLASYLDKVRRLEDENTQLEHLIREWYKNQGPTASRDYSQYYRTIEELQNQIVGANVDLNKILLDIDNTRMTVDDFRLKYETEYTLHQSVASDINGLRPLLDQLTLARSDLETQFESLKEELIYLKKNHEEEMKGLQTQSGGDVNVEVNATPGINLMEKLNEMRSEYERLIENNRKEVESWYETKMEEVNQQVHSSGQEIQSSNQQISELRREYQSLEIELQSQLSMVDSLQSNLEDTERRYNMQLQQIQSMIGPLEEELASIRCEMESQNEEYKMLLGIKTRLEQEIAQYRALLEEGQQDLVIPSGGMGGGMGGGMGGGMGGGMGGGGYSSGGGRGGGGGGSMSGSYGGGSISSSSGMGGGIGGGSGGGGIGGGSGGIGGGSGGGCGSIGGGGGGRVSGGISSSHSYSSSSQSQSCRSGGESQGYGRKSFD, encoded by the exons ATGAGCTGTGGCACGAAGACTTCAAGTAGTAGCATTAGAATTAGCAGcggaggtggtggtggtggtggtggtggtggatgTAGCAGTGGAGGTGGTGGAGGTGGTGGCAGCTGTGGAGTACGTAAGTCTGGTGGATACTCCTCAGTGTCCACTAGAAAATACACCTCTTCTGGAGGAAGCGGAGGCTTTTCTGGGAGAAGCTATGGTGGAGGAGTTTCCAGGAGCAGTTATGGAGGAGGCTTCAGCAGTGGCAGCTGTGGAAGGATTAGCCGCAGTAGCTATGGTGGGAGAGTGAGTGGTGGTAGTTATGGAGGAGGAATAAGCTGTGGAAGTATGGGAGGAGGATTTGGATCAGGTGGAGGTGGATTTGGAGGAATGGGAGGTGGTTATGGAGCTGGCCTTGGTGGAGGTAgctttggtggtggtggtggataCAGTGGAGGTGGATTTAGTGGCTTCGGAGGCAGTGGTGGCTTTGGAGGTGGCAGCTATGGTGGAGGTAGTTTTGGTGGAATGGGGTTCGGTGAAGATTCTGGGTTGCTGTCCACAAATGAGAAGCTGACCATGCAGAACCTTAACGATCGCCTGGCGTCTTACCTGGATAAAGTGCGACGCTTGGAGGATGAAAATACTCAACTTGAACACCTGATCAGGGAGTGGTACAAAAACCAAGGTCCCACTGCTAGCAGGGACTACAGCCAATATTACAGAACAATTGAAGAACTTCAAAACCAG ATTGTTGGTGCAAATGTGGACCTTAACAAGATACTTCTTGACATTGACAACACCAGAATGACTGTGGATGACTTCAGACTGAA GTATGAGACTGAATATACTCTCCACCAGAGTGTGGCAAGTGATATTAATGGATTACGTCCACTTTTGGATCAACTGACTCTAGCAAGATCTGACTTGGAGACACAGTTTGAATCCCTGAAAGAGGAACTGATCTATCTTAAGAAGAACCATGAAGag gaaatgaaAGGACTGCAAACACAATCCGGTGGTGATGTCAATGTGGAGGTCAATGCTACTCCTGGTATTAATCTGatggaaaaattaaatgaaatgcGTTCCGAATACGAACGGCTTATTGAGAACAACCGGAAAGAGGTGGAAAGCTGGTATGAAACCAAG ATGGAAGAAGTTAATCAACAAGTCCACTCAAGTGGCCAGGAGATACAATCAAGCAACCAACAGATCTCTGAGCTGAGACGTGAATATCAAAGTCTGGAAATTGAGCTGCAGTCACAACTCAGCATG GTCGACTCTTTGCAATCCAACTTGGAAGACACAGAACGTCGTTACAacatgcagctgcagcagatcCAGAGTATGATTGGCCCCTTGGAGGAGGAGCTGGCCAGCATCCGCTGTGAGATGGAGAGTCAGAATGAAGAGTACAAGATGCTCCTGGGcatcaagacccgcctggaacAGGAGATTGCTCAGTACCGGGCACTGCTTGAGGAAGGACAGCAAGACCTTGT GATCCCATCAGGAGGAATGGGAGGAGGAATGGGAGGAGGAATGGGAGGAGGAATGGGAGGAGGAATGGGAGGTGGTGGCTACTCCTctgggggaggaagaggaggaggaggaggtggtagCATGAGTGGTAGCTATGGAGGTGGCAGCATTTCCTCTAGCAGTGGAATGGGAGGTGGAATCGGAGGAGGAAGTGGTGGAGGAGGAATCggaggaggaagtggaggaATAGGAGGGGGAAGTGGTGGTGGATGCGGTAGTatcggaggaggaggaggtggaagggtcTCAGGAGGCATCAGCAGTTCCCACTCCTACTCTTCATCTTCCCAGTCTCAGTCCTGCAGGAGTGGTGGTGAAAGCCAAG GGTATGGAAGAAAATCTTTTGACTAA
- the LOC104551745 gene encoding keratin, type I cytoskeletal 14, with protein sequence MSCSIKRTSSTTYRSGGSGGVCGGGSGRNSSVSCKRYASSVIGGGSYGGGVCSIGYGGGMSTGSLAGGFGGFAGGFGAGGDILLNGNEKVTMQNLNDRLAAYLDKVRRLEEENAQLELHIREWYRKQAPSVSKDYSSYYQTIEQLQNQIISATVDNNRLLLDIDNSKMTADDFRMKYENELVIRQTVEADINGLRNLLDDLTLVRSSLESELESLKDELIALKRNHEEEIRQLQAQSGGDVSVEVNAAPGEDLTKILNDLRNEYEQIIDKNRREVEQWYEVKIEEVNRQVTSSSQDIQTSTHQLTELRRETQNLEIELQAQLSTKSSLENSLAEAESRYSCLLQQIQGQINAVEEELASIRCEMESQNQEYKMLLGIKTRLEEEIAQYRALLQGKSSHSYSSTSYSHSQCGDMTGQLRVC encoded by the exons ATGAGCTGCAGCATCAAGAGAACATCTAGCACCACTTACAGGAGTGGTGGGAGTGGAGGTGTCTGTGGTGGTGGTAGTGGCAGGAATTCCTCTGTGTCCTGCAAGCGCTATGCCTCCTCGGTGATCGGTGGTGGAAGCTATGGTGGGGGAGTGTGCAGCATTGGCTACGGAGGGGGCATGAGCACTGGCAGCCTTGCTGGTGGCTTTGGTGGTTTTGCTGGAGGCTTTGGTGCTGGGGGGGACATCCTTCTGAATGGCAATGAGAAGGTCACCATGCAGAACCTCAATGACCGCCTGGCTGCTTACCTGGACAAGGTGCGAAGgctggaggaagaaaatgctCAGCTGGAGCTCCACATCCGAGAGTGGTACAGGAAACAGGCACCCAGTGTTTCAAAGGACTACTCCTCCTACTACCAGACCATCGAACAACTCCAAAATCAG atCATTTCTGCCACTGTGGACAACAACAGACTGCTTCTGGATATCGATAACAGCAAGATGACTGCCGATGATTTCCGTATGAA GTATGAGAACGAGCTGGTCATCCGCCAGACTGTGGAGGCTGATATTAATGGCTTGAGAAATCTCCTGGATGACCTGACTCTGGTTAGATCTTCACTGGAATCTGAGCTGGAGTCCTTGAAGGATGAGCTGATTGCACTTAAGAGAAACCACGAGGAG GAAATAAGACAGCTGCAGGCTCAGTCTGGTGGTGATGTGAGTGTGGAGGTCAATGCTGCCCCAGGAGAGGACTTGACCAAGATACTGAATGACCTGAGAAATGAATATGAGCAGATCATCGACAAGAACCGCAGAGAGGTTGAGCAGTGGTATGAAGTCAAG ATTGAAGAAGTCAATCGCCAGGTCACTTCGAGCAGCCAGGACATCCAGACAAGCACCCACCAGCTCACTGAGCTGAGACGTGAAACACAGAACCTGGAGATCGAGCTGCAGGCCCAGCTCAGCACG AAAAGCTCTCTGGAAAACTCCTTGGCAGAAGCTGAATCTCGCTACAGCTGCCTGCTGCAACAAATCCAAGGGCAGATTAACGCTGTAGAGGAGGAGCTGGCCAGCATCCGCTGTGAGATGGAGAGTCAGAACCAGGAGTACAAGATGCTCCTGGGcatcaagactcgcctggaagAGGAGATTGCTCAGTACCGGgcactgctgcag GGAAAATCCTCCCATTCATACTCTTCTACTTCCTACTCTCATTCCCAGTGTGGTGACATGACTG GGCAGTTAAGAGTATGCTAA
- the LOC133628862 gene encoding keratin, type I cytoskeletal 16-like, whose translation MSCSIKRTSSTSYRSGGGGGGGVCGGGSGRNSSVSCRRYASSVIGGGSYGGGACSIGYGGGMSAGSLSGGFGGGLGGGFGGGLGGGFGGGFAGGFGAGGDILLNGNEKVTMQNLNDRLAAYLDKVRRLEEENAQLELHIREWYRKQAPSVSKDYSSYYQTIEQLQNQIISATVDNNKLVLDIDNSKMTADDFRMKYENELVIRQTVEADINGLRNILDDLTRTRSSLESELESLKDELIALKRNHEEEMRQLQSQTGGDVSVEVNAAPGQDLTKILNDLRNEYEQIIDKNRREVEQWYEVKIEEVNRQVTSSSQDIQTSTHQLTELRRETQNLEIELQAQLSTKSSLENSLAETESRYSCLLQQIQGQINSLEEELASIRCEMESQNQEYKMLLGIKTRLEQEIAQYRALLQEGQQDIVSSQGALQGGGVSSHSYSSTSYSHGQSGDKTGQSRVC comes from the exons ATGAGCTGCAGCATCAAGAGAACATCTAGCACTTCTTACAGGAGCGGTGGAGGTGGAGGTGGAGGTGTCTGTGGTGGTGGTAGTGGCAGGAATTCCTCTGTGTCCTGCAGGCGCTATGCCTCCTCGGTGATAGGTGGTGGAAGCTATGGTGGGGGAGCGTGCAGCATTGGCTACGGAGGGGGCATGAGCGCTGGCAGCCTTTCTGGTGGCTTTGGTGGAGGCTTGGGAGGAGGCTTTGGTGGTGGTCTTGGAGGAGGCTTTGGTGGTGGTTTTGCTGGAGGCTTTGGTGCTGGGGGGGACATCCTTCTGAACGGCAATGAGAAGGTCACCATGCAGAACCTCAATGACCGCCTGGCTGCTTACCTGGACAAGGTGCGAAGgctggaggaagaaaatgctCAGCTGGAGCTCCACATCCGAGAGTGGTACAGGAAACAGGCACCCAGTGTTTCAAAGGACTACTCCTCCTACTACCAGACCATCGAACAACTCCAAAATCAG atCATTTCTGCCACTGTGGACAACAACAAACTGGTCCTGGACATCGATAACAGCAAGATGACTGCTGATGATTTCCGAATGAA GTATGAGAACGAGCTGGTCATCCGTCAGACTGTGGAGGCTGATATTAATGGCTTGAGAAATATCCTGGATGATCTCACTCGCACTCGGTCTTCACTGGAATCTGAGCTGGAGTCCCTGAAGGATGAGCTGATTGCACTTAAGAGAAACCATGAGGAG GAAATGAGACAGCTGCAGTCTCAAACTGGTGGTGATGTGAGTGTTGAGGTCAATGCTGCCCCAGGACAGGACTTGACCAAGATACTGAATGACCTGAGAAATGAATATGAGCAGATCATCGACAAGAACCGCAGAGAGGTTGAGCAGTGGTATGAAGTCAAG ATTGAAGAAGTCAATCGCCAGGTCACTTCGAGCAGCCAGGACATCCAGACAAGCACCCACCAGCTCACTGAGCTGAGACGTGAAACACAGAACCTGGAGATCGAGCTGCAGGCCCAGCTCAGCACG AAAAGCTCTCTGGAAAACTCATTGGCAGAAACTGAATCTCGCTACAGCTGCCTGCTGCAACAAATCCAAGGGCAGATTAACTCTTTAGAGGAGGAGCTGGCCAGCATCCGCTGTGAGATGGAGAGTCAGAACCAGGAGTACAAGATGCTCCTGGGcatcaagacccgcctggaacAGGAGATTGCTCAGTACCGGgcactgctgcaggagggacAGCAAGACATTGT ATCGTCTCAAGGAGCTCTCCAAGGGGGAGGAGTATCCTCCCACTCTTATTCTTCTACTTCCTATTCTCATGGTCAATCTGGGGACAAGACAG GACAGTCAAGAGTGTGTTAG
- the LOC104558315 gene encoding keratin, type I cytoskeletal 19, whose protein sequence is MATYSFRQTTSSVSGGPGVSSVRFGGGSFRAPSIHGGSGGRGVSVSSARFVSSGLGSGLGGGYGSSFSSSFSGGYGGGLGGGDGLLSGNEKATMQSLNERLASYLDKVRALEEANSDLEVKIRDWYQKQGPGPARDYSSYYKTIEDLRDKILDATIDNARTVLQIDNARLAADDFKTKFETEQALRMSVEADINGLRKVLDELTLARTDLELQIENLKEELAYLKKNHEEEMSALAGQVGGQVSVELDSAPGIDLSKILADMRDQYEHMAEKNRKDAETWFHNKTEELNREVAINTEQLQSSKTEVTDLRRTFQGLEIELQSQLSMKAALESTLADTEARYSAQLAQIQGLIGSIEAQLAELRADMERQNSEYKILMDIKTRLEEEIATYRQLLEGQESQMFGPISRTGDKRDKLADGK, encoded by the exons ATGGCCACTTACAGCTTCAGGCAAACAACCTCTTCTGTGTCAGGGGGACCTGGGGTCTCCTCGGTCCGTTTTGGTGGAGGTTCCTTTCGGGCTCCAAGCATCCATGGCGGATCTGGAGGCAGGGGTGTGTCAGTCTCTTCCGCTAGATTTGTCTCTTCTGGCCTAGGAAGCGGCCTGGGTGGTGGATATGGAAGCAGTTTTAGCAGCAGCTTTAGTGGTGGTTATGGTGGTGGTTTGGGTGGCGGCGATGGCCTCCTCTCAGGAAACGAAAAGGCAACTATGCAAAGCCTGAACGAACGCCTTGCATCTTACCTGGACAAAGTCCGTGCGCTGGAAGAAGCAAACTCTGATCTTGAAGTCAAAATCCGAGATTGGTATCAGAAACAAGGGCCAGGCCCAGCTCGGGACTACAGTTCTTATTACAAGACTATTGAAGACCTTCGAGACAAG ATCCTCGATGCCACTATCGACAACGCGAGGACTGTCTTGCAGATTGACAATGCCAGGCTGGCTGCCGACGACTTCAAAACCAA gtttGAGACGGAGCAGGCTCTGCGCATGAGCGTGGAGGCCGATATCAACGGCCTGCGCAAGGTCCTGGATGAGCTGACCCTGGCCAGAACAGACCTGGAGCTGCAGATTGAGAACCTGAAGGAGGAGCTGGCCTACCTCAAGAAGAACCATGAGGAG GAAATGAGTGCCCTGGCAGGGCAAGTGGGTGGCCAAGTCAGTGTTGAACTGGACTCTGCTCCAGGCATTGACCTCTCCAAGATCCTGGCTGATATGAGAGACCAGTATGAACACATGGCTGAGAAGAACAGGAAGGATGCTGAGACCTGGTTCCACAACAAG ACTGAAGAGCTGAACCGTGAAGTAGCTATCAATACTGAGCAACTGCAGAGCAGCAAGACTGAAGTCACTGACCTAAGACGCACCTTCCAAGGGCTGGAAATTGAGCTTCAGTCCCAGCTCAGCATG aaagcagctctggaaagcaCCTTGGCAGACACAGAAGCGCGTTACAGTGCCCAGCTGGCGCAGATCCAGGGCCTGATCGGCAGCATCGAGGCGCAGCTGGCTGAGCTCCGAGCTGATATGGAACGCCAGAACAGCGAGTACAAGATCCTCATGGATATCAAGACCCGACTGGAGGAAGAGATCGCTACTTACCGACAGCTCCTGGAAGGCCAAGAGTCCCA GATGTTCGGCCCCATTTCCAGAACTGGTG ACAAAAGAGACAAGCTGGCAGATGGAAAATAA